From one Geoalkalibacter halelectricus genomic stretch:
- a CDS encoding type I restriction-modification system subunit M, producing the protein MSLTTLIKTIQDIMRKDVGVDGDAQRISQMVWLIFLKIFDDKELEWQLTVPGYKSPLPSRFRWSSWAKNPEGMTGEELIDFVNNDLFPALKKLATAAGVSPRGKVVGSVFEDAYNYMKSGTLLRQVINTIEEDVDFNKSGHRHLFNDIYEKILADLQSAGNAGEYYTPRAVTQFMVDMLDPQLGQSILDPACGTGGFLTCAIEHLNKQVKTADDRKRLQESIHGVEKKPLPHMLAMTNMMLHGIDVPTNVRHDNTLSRPLKDYGPRDRVDMIITNPPFGGMEEDGIENNFPRKYQTRETADLFMALIMHLLKHDTGKAAVVLPDGFLFGEGTKTNLKRELLEEFNLHTIVRLPKGVFSPYTSIATNILFFEKGGPTKEVWFFAHPYPEGYKSYSRSKPLTIAEFDLEKAWWGGAERKGRKTTEQAWKVSAKELAERNYNLDCKNPHEVEVNHRDPEELMAEYQQIVHQLEVAQAALKAELMACLGGKA; encoded by the coding sequence ATGTCACTCACCACCCTGATCAAAACCATTCAGGACATCATGCGCAAGGATGTCGGCGTCGATGGCGACGCGCAGCGCATCAGCCAGATGGTCTGGCTGATTTTCCTGAAAATTTTCGACGATAAGGAACTAGAATGGCAGCTCACCGTGCCCGGTTACAAGTCGCCGCTGCCCAGCCGTTTCCGCTGGTCCAGCTGGGCCAAGAACCCCGAGGGGATGACCGGCGAGGAGCTGATCGACTTCGTCAATAATGACCTTTTTCCGGCGCTCAAGAAACTGGCCACGGCCGCCGGTGTGTCGCCCCGTGGCAAGGTGGTCGGTTCGGTCTTCGAGGATGCCTACAACTACATGAAGTCCGGCACCCTGCTGCGCCAGGTGATCAACACCATCGAAGAGGATGTCGACTTCAACAAATCCGGCCACCGTCACCTGTTCAACGACATCTACGAAAAGATCCTTGCGGATCTTCAATCCGCCGGGAATGCTGGCGAATACTACACCCCCCGCGCCGTCACCCAGTTCATGGTCGACATGCTCGACCCGCAGCTCGGGCAATCCATTCTTGACCCGGCCTGCGGCACCGGCGGCTTTCTGACCTGCGCCATCGAGCATCTGAACAAGCAGGTCAAAACCGCCGACGACCGCAAGCGCCTGCAGGAGTCTATTCACGGCGTGGAGAAGAAACCCCTGCCGCACATGCTGGCCATGACCAACATGATGCTACACGGCATCGACGTACCTACCAACGTCCGCCACGACAACACCCTGAGTCGCCCGCTGAAGGATTACGGCCCCCGCGACCGAGTGGACATGATCATCACCAATCCGCCCTTCGGTGGTATGGAAGAGGACGGCATCGAGAACAACTTCCCGCGCAAGTACCAGACCCGCGAAACCGCCGATCTCTTCATGGCGCTGATCATGCATCTGCTCAAACACGACACCGGCAAGGCGGCCGTGGTGCTGCCCGACGGTTTTCTGTTTGGCGAGGGCACCAAGACCAACCTCAAGCGCGAACTGCTGGAGGAGTTCAACCTGCACACTATCGTGCGTCTGCCCAAAGGGGTGTTCAGCCCCTACACCAGCATCGCCACCAACATCCTCTTTTTCGAGAAGGGCGGGCCGACCAAGGAGGTCTGGTTCTTCGCGCATCCGTATCCCGAGGGCTACAAGTCCTACTCCCGCTCCAAACCCCTGACCATCGCCGAGTTCGATCTCGAAAAGGCCTGGTGGGGCGGAGCAGAACGGAAGGGGCGCAAAACCACCGAGCAGGCCTGGAAGGTCTCCGCTAAGGAGCTGGCCGAGCGCAACTACAACCTGGACTGCAAAAACCCGCATGAGGTGGAGGTCAATCACCGCGATCCGGAAGAGCTGATGGCCGAATACCAGCAGATCGTCCACCAGCTCGAAGTGGCACAGGCCGCCTTGAAAGCCGAGTTGATGGCCTGTCTGGGGGGGAAGGCATGA